The Procambarus clarkii isolate CNS0578487 chromosome 18, FALCON_Pclarkii_2.0, whole genome shotgun sequence genome segment aggaaacaatctagtttcctcttgaagatgtccacggttgtttcggAAATATTTCTTATTGCTtccagggctgcttcctgggggtgtgtaacaaaaaggaggcctttttgttacacacctttTTGTTGTTaaatggtcgaggactgggccacaaggatgctaagccccaaaatcatctcaaggtaacacaGCTATAAGTTCATAGTACAGCCTGTACTACTACTGTACTGCCAGTGACAGCCtttcaaaatactgtaatgggaaaaatttaataatattaattcttgTTGCTTGGAACAGGAAACCTGTTCTACGACTAGCCAAGGTCCACTTAGGCCTAATACTGGCCTTCTCCAGTACGTAGCTCACAACAGTTGCCTTAACTCTCGGTTATTTATTTGTCTGCccggtaaacagaggcattaggtgaaaggaaatgtgccaaaccatttctgtcctgcccaaaCATTGGACAAGGTCTCTCATACTATTATATTATGccttcggcctcacacacgtggggtctgCAGtttgagtctcctagagcccaggtaaaTGGAATTACTGTATGTGCCTTAATAAATTTAAACAGTATCTAACACTAAATTTTGAGTGTAAAAAATTTACATTGTGAGTGTGAAATTAAATTTAATTGCTTTAATTACTTTATTCTTAATGTGCattatattcatattttaaataaAGAAATATTTACAAACAATTATAGTTTTATGGACAACTTAACTTTTTGACTGACTGAATAAGAGTTCAAATTTTATTGATCACATGCAATTTCTCATAAGGCTTGGTGCATTTATTCcacccgcctgacagctgggtggacagcgcttcggattcgtagtcttgaggttccaggttcaatccccagtggaggcgaagacaaatgggcaaaatgtttctttcaccctgatacccctgttacctagcagtaaataggtacctggtagttagacagttactacgggctgcttcccggggggtgtgtaacaaaaaggagggttggtcgaggaccgggctgcggggacgctaagtccagaaatcatttcaagataacccaaTTACGTTGGAACAAGGGAAAATGCCGACAAAAGATACCCCTTTTTGAAGATTTGAGTTAAACTACAAAGGCTTAATATCTACATCTGACTTCTGAGCTTACACTGGAAATTGAGAATGCTCCAGATTGACCAAGTATCTCATCTAAAAAAACAACATAGAAAGGGTCCTCTAGCATCTGAAAATAGGCTTTTAATGCCAATTTCAAGCTATGAACTTTACGAAGCTGTAGCAATTTTAAACTGTTTCTATAAACCAGAATTACCCTTTCCAGAGACCAGGTCTGAAGTTGATCTAGGTAGGTTCTCAAGCAACATAATAAGACATGCTCATAAAAACTTTAAACAAATATTGGACAAAAACCAAGATACTCAGAAAAATAAATTACTGTAGTCCCCTTAGCAAACTACCATTTCCTTGCACAATGAAATCATAAAAGCCTGATATATCTATGAGGAAATATTGAACTCATACGATAGGATCAAACCTGCATCCCTGAACTcttcaagcacacacacacacacacacacactgtggtccAGGCATGTGCATCATGGTCCCTTTAGTGATATGTGCACATGAGGAGTTGAGGGATGTAGGTTTGATCTAATCGTATGGCTTCAATTCTTTCTTATCCTTTCCTTTTTCTGACCAGTATCAAATCTAACCAGTAGCAACAAGTTACAGAAAAGCACTCATtctatttaataaaaaaaaataggatAAAGCTATTCAGGAACAAGAAATAACAGCCGGCAAAATATGCACAATCTAAAACAGATATGCAAAAAcattttaattatgttttgcaatATTTGAAACGTACAGAATCTTGATTAAAATATTCAAAATCAGTTTCTTTCTACCATATAAAAATAAATGATTTTTCTTTTAAAGCTAAAGTCATGCACTGTACTTTACATTCAAATTTCAGCGCAGAACTCCAGCACAAAACCAATACTTCGCCTTTACCGTGTAAAGCTGAGAAGAAGAAATATATGTAAATTGATAGGCATCCGATAATTTTACTTAACAttaaaaattataaaataaacataCTTCGCTTTTCATCAAAATTTAAAACTGTCAACATGCAATGCAGAATATTCCTTATTTAAAAAACTTATTGTACCTATCTTTAAATCTATTACCACTATTATACAATCCATGCTTTAAAAAAATCAGCAAAGACACcaatcacaactatattctgcaACTCTCATTCCAACTTGAATGTTGTAACTAGCACCTGAGGTAATATTTGTTGCATATGCATCAATCTTTTCAGAAATTCAACAATGCTTGTAATAATTTGCTTCCCACATCATGCACAATAAACATTCCACTAGTCCTTCATATCCTCTCCACCACAATAATTAGTCTTGCAACCAATAAGAACACATCTAACCTTATATCTGTAAAGCAGAGCTTGAAATTTAGTTGTAAAGTCTAAAAAAGGATCAAGAAATACAAAAATCGGACTTGCTAACATGTATTCTTGAGAGAAGTAACACTAATATACAATGATTCTCTACAGGGGGAAGACCAGTACACAAATACCCCAATCATCAAGGAAATTAATAACCAGAATCTCAATTGTACTGTACTATAAGTCTGACATTTATGCTGATGGCTCATCATTATACAATTACGAATTAAACCTAATATTAAAAACTAGGCAACACAATCATGAATCTGGAATACAATTACCTTTAATAACTGAGATTTTGGTGTAATGTCTGCATCTTGCCATTAATGAGATGCAACACTGTGGAGTTCTAAAATGGAGCTGCAGAGTCTTTACAAACTTCCCGAACAAGATAAAACAAAAATAACCTTCATACACCTATATTTTTATATGTCTATCATTTTATGTTTAATATTAAAATCCATCACCTGATAGCTGATCTCTGTGGTAGTCAATCATCAGTTCAATTAAGCAGCCACCATGTCTTGATTTGGTGTACAGGTGTGACGATACATGCGCGGTTCATCAAGGGTTTCCGAACCAGAACTCTTCCAAGCTCCTACTGTTCCACGAGCCACCGAGGCAAAAATGATGATCGCTCTTCATATAAATCGCTTGCCAAATATAGTTGACAGTTTTTAAAAACCTTACAAATGATGATCATGTTGATGGGGCTAAACAATGCAAATCATGCCCTAATAGTAAAATATTTATGAGATGAAGTTAACAGTCAAAATATAAAAAATGCTGTGGTATGGGGAAAGCAATCTTAAttacattatatatttatatacagtcaaataataataatcaatctTACATTCACAGGTTACTAAGGACttaagtattaaaaaaaaaatagagggtGCTGAAGGTATGTATGTTCCATaacacacaaataaacccagtccAGGAGTATGATGCACCAAGTGACTTGCATATTACCAGACCCGAAGTGATCAGTCACGACACTTGTCAATTCTCCGCACTAGTGCTGGCAGTACTCACAGAAATGAACTCTACCTGGTCCTGGGGTACATCACAAACAAGGAAGAAGTGAAACAGCAAGACTGGCCACTGGTCCAAAGTGAAACAGCACCTGGTAAAGCAGCACACTTGGCAGGAAGTGGAGGAATTCCAGGAGTATATACACAAAACATTCTAAGCCACACTTATCACCACCCAATCAGCAGTCCCTTTCAGTTTTTTTGCACCATATTTGCAAAACATATTTCAAAATCAAAGTAACTTTTATTATTtagaaataaataataaaaactaatatTAGTGAACTCTCAAAACAAAAATGTTCACACATTGGTCTGCACACATCTGCTGTCACAATAAATATTATTCATTTTCTATAAATCAAAATAATTACCCTTTTCTCCCAAGCGAAGGTAGCTGGGATACGAACTTCACAAATAATAAATGTCAACTAGCCTACAAAGTTTTAGAATATTGGTTTCCATTATGCAACAACACCCACCTGGGAATAGATTAGAAGCATCAGAACAGTTTTCCACGGCATAGTGAAGCAACAACCTGGAGagttaaaaatgtaaaaaaaaaagtgtagGAAAATGAAGACCATTACAGAGATTTTTTCATGAATATAATGCATTAAAATATGACTGTTGCCTTAAGGAAATAAAGATGGGCTCATAAAATGGCAGATTTTGTGCATTAAACAGatttataaaattaataatgCATTTATTAACAATGTATCTGTTtgctttctattcaattatgttaaTCTTGGCTAGAATTAATATTAGCAACCCTCATGTACCCATCAAATATTCATTCATCAAGTAACTTGTTTCAGAGATTCACTGTCATATTATGAATGTAGTGGACATGTGAACCTGCaaactgctccaagcaacagtctgttggaccaagccaTCACAAGTCCAGAACTCCCACAACCCACTCCAGGTTTGCTTCAGATATGTTAATGAAGAAGGCATTACTGACAATTTTGAGATTTACACTTTATCATCCCCAATACTGCAACTACTTGCTAATATTAACCCTAGAACAAATATTAAAAAGAATTTCACATGTTAACACTGAGTTTAATTTAACTTTTTTttggagagagagatatatactgAATAGAAGAAAAACTAATTGACATTAAAGAGCCCAGTATCATCAAACTGACTAGATCAATTCTCAAAAAATTGCCATATGCAAATcaatatttgaaaaaataattGAATCTTGTTACATTAAAAGCAGTGAACAATGTAACTGTTCAATGTAATATTAGCCCAGGATTATATACAGTGGAAAGTTTCCTAACTGGAACAAATATGAGTGCATAATATGGTGCATAAATTTTCAGGTCTTGCGtgcaaatatttttattttaatgagAATTTTCTGGCAGTCAAACTCTTGTAGCATTGTGATCAGAGTCAAATTTAGGAATAGTGAAACATGTATAAATGCAGCTTTCATTGGATTTATATCAGCAAATGAATCTTTGCTATTCGTTTGTAAGTAGACTAACCCGATTGACTGATActcaaaaaattataaaaattaaaATTCCAAGTGGAATTTATGAATTTATGAAAATTATCCAAGATAAATGTCAAATCTGATAATGCTAAAAGCTATATCCAGGGAACAAATTGAAAATACCTGTATGCACATAGTTACGGTAATTATCAAACTTTTTAATGACAAAAAATAAGTATAAATTTTCAATTTATAAGCAGCTTAACAGATCATGGCTTGTAATGCACCTGCTACTTAATCATACGTGTTGGCCAAATTTATTTTGGTATTTAGTGTACTGTACATGAAATGTAACACGCTACTGTACTCTCACTCTGCTCCTATTATGTCTCTACATATCTTAGTCAACACAATGCACCATACAACCTTAACTAACTGCTCCAAAATACCAAACATTAGTTGCTATCAATACTGATATTGGCATAACCAAACTTACAGTGTTGTTGAGAAGATGGGATGAAAAATACGTTGAAGAAATTTCCATCAATTAACAGAGCAACCTTACCCACTGAGAAGTAAAACTATTACCTGAAAGTATAGCGAAAAATTTGAAAACCATTTAAAGTTTTTGAGGGCGCAACTGTCACAACAAAAACCGAAAGTGATTTAACACTGCAAGCTTTTGACTCATTTTATTTACTAACACAATACATTTTAGTCTGATATCTACATTAATTCTGAGTATATTGCATAAAATTTATGAATCATCAAAAACAAAGTTTCAGCATGAAATAAGGAATATTGTAGCTAAactatatataaaatattgtggAGCAGATTCTTTTCTGTAATGGTTTGTACTAATGTGGGAACTCTATTCTTACCCTAAATTTTTTTATCCTTGTCAAGGCACATTTTAACCCTTTTCTCGAAGATTTCTTTTGTAAGCTCTTCTCGAATAACAAGCTTTAGTTCTTCAATAATTTTTGCCATTACAAGATTAACTGTTACATTTTCATGACCACTGGAACTTTCATGCTCAAACATGTCTGGTAATTTTTCATCACATGTCTCCATGGGCATAGCTTCACTTGTCAGTTCTAACTCAGAATCCAGTGAACTTTTCACAACATTGCTGCTCTTCGAATCATTAATTTTATATGGATGCATGCGATTAAAACTTTTCAAGATTAACTCGGCTTTCAAACTACCCTCTTTTATCGATAAAGGTTCTATTACAGCGCTCTTGTAGTTCGGAGGAGGAACAGTGGGAAGGTTTTTAGGAAGTGGAGGCATTCCTTTCAGTGGGGCAACTGACATTAAAACTTGTCCATTCAATTGTGTCTTAGTActttgggagcttgtattagaattTACAAAATCAACACTAGACAATTTGGATGCTTTTCTTGCCTTGATGGTCTCCTTGTGCCAATAGAGATACATATGTCTAGATAAGTAGGGAGATGGGGTAGGAGATAGGGGTCTCTCTTGGTCTTCAACTTCTCTCTCTGAAGAAGAATTTGGTGACAGTAACTGGGTTAAAGACTTCTTGGTTTTTTTAGATAATGCTTCCTCTTCTACTGCACCAAACATGATCTTTAGACGGGTATCTAAATTTGGTCTAGAGGGAGAGTCAGACTGAGATTTATTAAGTTTTGCAGAAAATGACACTTCTTTGGAGAATGAAACTttcttctttttatcatttctgatTCTTTCTGGTGTTTTCAGTGAACTAGAAAAATGGTCTGAAGAATTTAGTTTACTTGGTTGTCTCACATACTTGTTGATAAGAGAATCTTCTGGGCTTTCTTCCCTTGGAGGAGAACCATAACTTGAGGCTGGAGAAAATGTAGCATCTTCTGGGTCATATGGTTCTTCCTCCAAGGAGGTTGCTGGACACACAGGAGAGGCAGGATAATGAATAttatctgtgggtggtagtggaggtgggggaggggtggaggcTTGAACATTGCTATATGAGGCAACACTAGCAATCACTGCAGCACAAGGGATCCTAGAATTACAATTATTAGCAGATGGGACGGCAGGTTTCATAGAAAGACGAGATGAAACAATACTTGGGATGGGTTTAGCTTCTGTATCTTGAGTATCAGAAAAAAATCTCTTGTTTCCTGACTGCTTTGAGGAGCTTAAAGCTCCTAGTCTTGTTGAATCTGACGACTTGGTAAATGACTCAACTTTTGAAGACGGTGAGGGCAAAGAGAACTTCTTGACAGGGCTGGATGGTGGTGGGTCATTTGGAGGTGGCGGCTTTGAAGCTTCAACCTTAGGAGAAGGTGGCagaggaggtagaggaggaagtggTGGTTGTACAGGTATTGTAAAACTACTGGAAGGAAGAGGCGGCGGTTGTGCTCTTTGAGTGCCAGGGAGCGGTGGAGGTTGACAGAGTCTAGGTTGTGCTGGTCTTGGGCCTGGGGGTAATGGAGGATGCATTGTGGCTTCTATATTTTGTGTACCATGAGGTTGAGGACGAAGTTTAACATCAGCACGAGGTGGGACTAAATATGAGTTATTTGGCGGCATGTGGTTACTTGGCGGCATATGGTTACTCGGCGGCATATGGTTATTTGGCAGAATGTGGTTACTTTGCAGCATGTGGTTACTTTGCAGCATGTGGTTATTTGGCTGCATATGGTTACTTGGTGCCATGTGGTTACTTGGCACCATGTGGTTGCTTGGTGGCATGTGGTTACTGGGTGCCATGTGGTTACTTGGTGGCATATGGTTACTTGGGGGCATGTGGTTACTAGGTGGCATGTGTAAGTTGGGTATATGAGGGTGAGGACCAGAAGTAGGCATATGTGGGTGTGGATGAGGTGAGGGTAGTATAGGGGGATGtgcaagaggaggaggatgtaATATTTGGCCAGGAATTGGTAGACGAGGTATGGGAGGTCCATGGGACACATCAGGAATAGATGGCCTACATACAACTGGTGCTCCAGAAAATTGAGGAGCTGGCTGCCCTTGAACAATAATACCCATTCCTGGGAGATGTGGGGTCCTGTTAAACCCACGAGCATAATCAAAACTTTCGGGGTTGGGTCTTCTGTGGCCCAGATGTTCCAGATTACTTATGCTCACGCTGTTCAAGAAGTCGCAGATACCCCTCCGTCCATCTGATCCCATGAAATCGCTCCGACCCATGTGCATGTCATCCGACATTTTAGGTGCTTAGCAGTGGATGACACCAGTAGTGGCAGCACCAGTTTGCTCTGAAAAACAGAATTTCATTAAAATTCTAAAACACCTTAAGACAAAATGTAACTTGTTTTGCAATTCAGTATAGCACAATGTACAGCTCTGTACAGGTGATAATTGTTGTATTTGGTTTCAAATACTGTAATGCAAATTCTGACTGTCACAATTTTGCTTTTAATATAACAATTTAAAATGTGTGGGTGGGTTAGTCTGTACTTATACTGGTGCATAAGGTTGGTACAGACATACTGTAAAATGTGACCTTAAAATCAGGAACTGAATATAACAGATATCCAAGCTAATCTTATACACATCCTTTCAATGGTAGCACTGGATACCTGCTAGataggattctgggagttcttctactctccaagcctggCTCGGGGCCAggcatgacttgtgagagcttggtccaacaggctgttgcttagagcagcccacaggcccacatatccaccaaagCCCATTTGGTGGATATGTGGCCACAttagccacagacacattagaaagaattctTTCAGTGTGaggatagttaacaaatggaatgcactaggcaatgatgtggtagaggcagattctatataaagtttcaaatgtagatatgattgagcccagtagcctcaagaatctgtacaccagttgattgacagttgagaggcagggccaaagagtcgaagctcaacccctgcaagcacaacttggtgagtacaactaggtgattacagggAAAGAACAGGCATACTGCTGAAAAGCAACTTCAGTCAAAGGCCCAGCGAGTCTCATGGTAGACCACCCCAAGCACTAACAGGAGAGGTAAgaaccagtacacacaacctccTCTGTGGCAGCAACCAAAAAGTGCCACCACATGCCGGCAAACACAGTCAAAAGATCAGGCCCACCTCATAGGTGACCAAAAGAACTGCAGGGGCTACTCCCTGGCAAACACAACAAACGCAACAAAGAGGACCTATATTATTTATAAAGAATAAATATAATTCTTGAAGGTTTAAACCAATATACCAGTGCAGTAATTTCCCAAATTGAGTAATTGCAGTGATGGTACAGAAACAATTTATCTTTTTTAAACCAAATAGTATTCAGACTGGACAAAGTAGCGCATCCCTGGATATTGGCAACTAATAAAACTTATAATGCCTGCACCAGTGCAAAGAATGAAACCAGAAGTGTCAAGAACTCTTcaaaaatactgtacagtagtcCAAGAAAAATCTTGAAACATACAAGAAATCTTACAGAAATCGTATAGAAATTTGTTAGAAAAATAGCATTGCATTAATATTTCCACAATTTAGTGCATGGGTCTTATGAAAATATGAACATTTAACTCCATTAATGCTTACTTTCTGCTAGctttgaaatagccatgccctatTTCCAATTATAATAATAACCCTTCCCAATACCATGTGCCTCTAATTGTTAATGACTTTTGAGGCACATTGTCAAAGGCAGTTTTTTTGTAGATTGTTAAATTTAAGGGGTTGTATTTAACCCATATGTTCTATTTTGTTTATAGATGAATGTATAGTCCTTGAACTACAGAATGATACCATCAGACATCTAGAATAGGTGCATTATGAACAATAAAAGGTGTCTGGAAAATTTGTTTCAGTTTCAAAATTTACCTTATTTCCTATAACCTGACACTAAAACCAAATATCTTTCAAGTAAATAAAAAATTTGTTTCCATGATGCATGCTAAACATATCATGTACTACCTTGATTATATTGATAGTCATTTTCTCAACAATTAGTGATTTTTAAATAAAGATCACGAAATGTGAGTGCTAAGCCTATGAGTCTTAGGTCGCAAGTGAAGAAGCAAAGAAAATTGCCACCAAACAACATGGAAACACCACTAAAGAGTACAGTACTAGTACAACTCTGCCACCATGTCTAGTAATATTAGATCTTAACGCTCTGAGACAAGCCGCCGTGCATCGGATAACTGTTGCCTTTTTCTGATACCCCTGAATACCAGTCTCTGGACAGCCATGTTACCAAACATCAGGGAATCAAGTCTGTTATTGTAGGAAATTTGTCTAATAATATGGATATGAAGAAAATTGTTATCTAGTTCATAAAGTAACTGGTAATACAGTACAATACTGCCAAAAATTTCCATACATATGGGTGTATATTCCATACAAAATATTCCATACATACAAGACACATGGGTGATATGTCTTGTCAGATGGGTGATATGTCTTGTCATCCAGAGATCAGTGATAGAGTATCCCAGACTTACTTTTATGACAAAAATCCAGATGCTGCCATTTTTTTAATTATTGTCATAACATATTGCATGTGCGACATCCATTCTAGTTATTTTAACCCTCTAAATATCATAAACAGTACCACTATGCCTGTGTACTAAATACAACAACAAAATCATAAAATgcaagctttttttttttacatgcaaaaaATATTACCCAAGTCTCTCTTCATTTTGTACATGTCAAATCAAAATTTGGTGTTCCCCACCAATGTTTGAATCTATTTCTGGAAACCATTACAAGACCAGACAGAAGACAGAATACCAGCAAAGAAGTGGGATGTAAGACACTTCCTTTGAGCTATGCAAACAAATTTACGTAACATATTGATGCACATATTACACTGTAGGCTTATAATGCCTACAATGTAATATGTAGATCTTAATCTACATATTACATTGTAGACACTAAACTACAAATCCAGTACTCAATCACTGTTTTTGTCAGTTATAGGTACAGTATGTGTAAATAAACTGAGTTATACAATacattgtgtaaactaaagtgtaACAGTAAACATAAACCATTTAACAAGATCAACCATCTCTCCCTTATAAGGCAAGGCATCAATATTGAATCGCAACTGGCCTCAGACAAaataaccccccccctcacccggaGTCCTCCCTAAGTGCACAAGATAAAGAAAAAACTTAAATACGGTACAGTACTTTATTTAACTCACTGTTATCGTAACCCGTTTCCATTCACACCCAGACTCATACTCTGCTCAGGCAAAAACTCCAATTCTCAAAGATGCAACCCAATGCATTAAAAGGAGTAAAGCAGCTGTTGTGAATTTGGCAACATTCATCAACTGTCACAAACGGTTAAACTACATTTGAAGTTCAAAGAAATATGTTGCCTATAATTTTCCTTAGCACAATACCCAGATATGGATACAAaaaatcaacttttttttattacaACTGCATCTTTTCAGATATTTTCCATATTGCATTATGTTACAGTACATTTGATGAATTTCCGACAATTTTTGGTGTCAATTTTATGCAACAATGTAAGCATTTTAcatgtaattatttttttatcaAAGATGATCAACAACTGACAACCTTACCCTTGTGACACTCATAAGTAAACTATCATCAACCAGTCCTATTTGACCAAGGGGCTCAAAGCAGTTGCATTCGCAAAACGGTTGCAGAACAGTTAGATCTAAAATAAACAACACATGTTACCttaaaaatatatgttttttttttttacatcatcAGGACCTAGAGTATGCTCGAAGACTAAACCATACACCACTGTTACTGTATGCtcgaagactaaaccacacacaccagaagatgaggaaacAACGACGTTttagtctgtcctggaccattattttatttttattttttatttattcatatatacaagagttcttacattcttgtacagctgctagcatgcatagcatttcggacaagttcttaatcctaattattcacacacacacacacaaacacacatgcatgcacacacattcccaggtacctatttactgttaaatgaacaggggcatcagggtgaaagaaactctgcccatttgtttccacctccgccaGGGATCGAATCCGGATCTTTAGGACTACAaacaccgagcgctgtccacccagctgtcaggccccaacaTTCATCAACCAAAGAATCAAGTAGATTGTCGATAATGGTTCAGGATGggcaaaacgtcgtcgtctcctcatcttctggtgtggtttAGTCTTATATCTTCAACCACGCtactgtgactcatcatctgcctaCTGTATGGTCCTTAGTATGCTTGAGAGGATGCGTACATCAGCAGCAAATCGAGGAGTGGCTACCTCTGATTTCCATGTCCGAGGTCTAAAAGCCACTGTAACTCACCTAAAACAAAAGTCAGAGGCCTAAAAGCCATTGTAACTT includes the following:
- the LOC123754411 gene encoding uncharacterized protein — translated: MSDDMHMGRSDFMGSDGRRGICDFLNSVSISNLEHLGHRRPNPESFDYARGFNRTPHLPGMGIIVQGQPAPQFSGAPVVCRPSIPDVSHGPPIPRLPIPGQILHPPPLAHPPILPSPHPHPHMPTSGPHPHIPNLHMPPSNHMPPSNHMPPSNHMAPSNHMPPSNHMVPSNHMAPSNHMQPNNHMLQSNHMLQSNHILPNNHMPPSNHMPPSNHMPPNNSYLVPPRADVKLRPQPHGTQNIEATMHPPLPPGPRPAQPRLCQPPPLPGTQRAQPPPLPSSSFTIPVQPPLPPLPPLPPSPKVEASKPPPPNDPPPSSPVKKFSLPSPSSKVESFTKSSDSTRLGALSSSKQSGNKRFFSDTQDTEAKPIPSIVSSRLSMKPAVPSANNCNSRIPCAAVIASVASYSNVQASTPPPPPLPPTDNIHYPASPVCPATSLEEEPYDPEDATFSPASSYGSPPREESPEDSLINKYVRQPSKLNSSDHFSSSLKTPERIRNDKKKKVSFSKEVSFSAKLNKSQSDSPSRPNLDTRLKIMFGAVEEEALSKKTKKSLTQLLSPNSSSEREVEDQERPLSPTPSPYLSRHMYLYWHKETIKARKASKLSSVDFVNSNTSSQSTKTQLNGQVLMSVAPLKGMPPLPKNLPTVPPPNYKSAVIEPLSIKEGSLKAELILKSFNRMHPYKINDSKSSNVVKSSLDSELELTSEAMPMETCDEKLPDMFEHESSSGHENVTVNLVMAKIIEELKLVIREELTKEIFEKRVKMCLDKDKKI